The sequence ACGTTCTGTCACCATTGCGTCGTGCTTCGCGCATTGTCTGTGTAGGCTTTAAAAACCTGTGGAATATCCGATTCAATACTTTAAGGGTTTCttgttgttttattaaaaatgtgatATGTAATTTAGCTTTTGGTTAGTAAAACATGGCTTAGATACCTACCATGCTAGCTTAATGTTGAAACAACACTTggtttcatttatttttgtacaaCTTATAAGACTTgcacttcatatttttatgtttaaactgtaattaaaataaataattacttggtttttactgtattttatttactaagccttaatttttttttgtgtgaactaAACAGATAGAAGAAAATAGCTCAAGAGAAAGCCCTAACATTAGGCTCTAgacccattacgcacggtcgactagtcgcccggcaactatTACTATCTGTTATGTATGTGGAAGTTGCCGTGTCTATGCGCACGGAGTTGCGGCGACTTCGTGCGCAACGACAGattagtcgaccgtgcgtatgGCTCTTAATAACAGTTCACCATTATAGAGGGCTGATTTTCCTATAATGGGGGTTGGACATTCCTACATTGGAAATAGGGTGCTCCAGTAACCCATGTAAGGTTGTGGAAACCACATAGGTATAAGGTAGGTAACCAACTTACACACATTTTAAAGATGGTGTTTCAAGAGTAAAAGCATGCCCAGATGAGCACACCAGGGTAAGCTTGTGCCCCAGTCGGGTTTGAGTCAATTTTGTGGGATAGGTATATATTGCTGATCTAGTATGACAAGTCAGCTTTTTAGATTGATCATATTATTCTGAAAAGAAAGATAAGACAAAGAaagcaaatttttatttttaaatttttattactatCCTACTCGATCGGTTTTTCCAGTCTCTGCTTTTTTCTATCTTGATATTCTTGCACATTATCAAATTTtctcttaaataataatttaattgagcTATGATCATGTGCACTTAATTGGACTtccatattttcaaaaacctttattGTGTCAGTTGGATTTAGAGAAATATTGTCATTATTAGTTTCAACTTTGTATTCATTTATTACTGAATCTATACCATCATATACAAATAGTGTCAAGTTATAAAATTTGATAGCAGTAGGAAAGTTGTTTACTGGAATATCTTTTACTAGACTGTGGGAAAACTGTCCATTTATGAATGAAACTTGATAAACCAATATTTTCATATAAGAATGTATAGCAACTGCTATAAGACTGGAAACATCATTCAGCTTAGTAATTGTGTAATCTACAATCGGCAAACTATTTATTTCTATCCCTTCTTCATCCATTATCTTACAGAACTCTTCTTTTATTCcatcattattttttatgtcCATGTATGTGTCAATAGTGTATAAAAGTGATCCATTGATATAGTTCCAGAATTTAACAGTTCCATCACCCGAAGTGCTTGTCAAGTGACTATCTGTATTTTGGACAAGTTCTATATGATTAACAAATTCTTTATGACCCAAACAATAAGTTTGAATATTGTAGGTATTTGGATAACATGACACTCTAATCTTTTCATCTCTGTCCGAGGTTATAATGTATTTACCATCATTGGTTTGCAATACATTCAATAAAAGACTTAAATGTCCGAGAAGTTTAGTTCCACTATCCTCATTTAATTCAAAGTGTAACACATCTCCAGTTTTATCTGCTACAAATATGCTCGAGTTATTTACACCAAACCTTATTTTACTGGCACTTCTAGGCAGTACAAATTTTTTGATATTCTTCAAATGTGGTAGGTCAtatatgattattattttggaCAATAACACTGCTAGAAGTTTTCCATCAAACGATAATACAATATCAGTAATTTTTTCATCTTCCCCTGGTGTACCTGATGTGATTTTTAAAACATGGTGTTTTGAATAATCATAACAATCGACATAGATTCCCTTGGATACGACAATATTGTTTTTACTTACAGCAATAAGCGTCATGGTTACATGAACATGTTTTACATGAATAAGACAATCGTAACAATTAAATATGCATGTTTAATAAACACTTTCCGGCAGTAACTTGCAATAAATTAGAATATAAATCTAATATTAAATTCAGATTTTAAAATAACCTCAAAATCGTGATTAAAATCAAATGACTGTCTATgcaagttaatttttttaaactggttttaagGCTCTaggttctagcctttttgagcctgATAAGTGACAACGCCCAACTGTGACAAGATGGTGAATAGAAGGAGGAGCACCCCAGTAGCTTGGATGAATACTATCTCCACAAAAAGCACATTACAaaatgagaagaagaagaaggactAAAATACAGAATATATCTATGACGTAGACGGAGttaaaaatctagacaaagtgacgtttgctttctcattcacactaaaaagagagcacagataaagtgataaacagagacgcatctaacctattttttgtctctTATCGTGTAacagatttttttcaaggatttcaactttagttgcaaaaaaaacaatgagaattcgtggcatcattgtatttctcattagttatttagttacttttttttttttttttttttttttttttttaaacttaaagctagccttatctaattactatataaatcatgaccgcgtggaatggtgccaagaatactggctgcatttccgcgctggacagccaggctgatccgctgcgcaaaaaatgagccagcccttctgtcagcagttgaggctattaatcgcggtgaaatgtctcgtaaaaattttttagcactaagactccatggccccagggtctccacggcaaacggcacaaaaatgtaactctctataagagaggcatacttgcgccgcttgccgttttcagctgtttctgctgcggctcccggtcttgatgctgtcttcctgatatgacacggggccaatgtgtcaacgcaagttgcgtcccacattagcgcccgtccccgttcccagggaaccagcgtcaatccatcaggtctcttgccatcatcccgactaatccctgccggctcaatgagcgcaggaatatttatggtggcaagagctcttttaattgtatcgttaagagagccatgcctaaacagcctaccggagctcctttggcaagagagtccgtggattccaaatttatcaacctcttttccacacggacatctgtgctgatggcacagtggtgttcccaatctgagacctagagccacacgaaaactttcgttatctaaaagtgtgccgagattttttgatggcaaggcatgcagccaatacccagattccttttcggataatgctagaagcctggcacgatctctgtcacttgtaagattttgaaccaaattcgtatgtgtcagttgaaccaatggcaaatcccaaagtttttgtgtagtacgttccttcgggatgtcgacattgggacatcagctgaccttccaactctctagggcctctgtggcataggtcaatgatgaattggatttgagaatttgagagctaagctcttttatactatgcacagaggacagaaaagccggaagagctacactggaaattttcctcacgccgatgccaccgtacttgaccggtaaagttgcttggttccaggagtgctcatcaaaagttaaatttagaatttgttctagtgtacttttaagggtggcatccatgttatcgagtagtccatgaaatttccaaattgggctcgcgcggagaatgtaaattaatttaggtacaaaaaggcaatattttaggatcgaaaatgcaatgtgagaatttagagtgcccaatttgtcggtatcagccgaaaatgttctgactttttgatccaagagtggttttatggattcattataaagaggagcaccgagaaggcaaagtgaacgtttatcaagtattttaatattaggtgaaatttcattgaataattcagaggccaatagaattctttcttgcgacagtttttctgtaaaaaacaattcgcatttcgaaaaattaagttctaaaccaattttcccaaactgttgcttaatatgattaagatcttttagaacgtcatccacgttgcccccaatggttccatcatcaagataccatatgttaaatttagatgttaaatttgagatatggttatggatccctaagctgaacagggccggacctaaaggatccccctgctgaacgcctacagaagacttaatatcgctatctccaaagaataatttagaagcagagctgtaacattgccaaacatatgggtaaatttcaggaagttgcgttgagacttctgtcagcaaagttgccctgtccaaagaattaaaagcattctttacttgttttcacataaaaaacgtttaacacaaatattgttgatcggttaataaaaatattgactattcaacaatggtaattgtcaagtaattcatcgttacgtcgtgctatcgctatctcacacgcgattacacagtactttagtctggcttttttactcagtctacgatcTGACGATCtgtgactaaaatcgtacttttgacaccaTAGAGAAAGTAACATAGGTAAAGGTAGGTGTTTGGCTGACGTTTGACAGTTGACTGGTTGACAgttgataaaaagttaaaatggcgcgtgaggagttaaattttattttctactgaaaaatcaattttaattaattgaacaacgcaataattcaattttttcaGTTTATTTAGCGACATTTTGTAGGATTTATTATGCCCTATTTATTTCTGGTATTTACCTAACACTATATCATagagtaaaataatataaactgaaAATATTCTGCTCGTAAGCACGAAATCTAAGGTTATAACAGCTGGCTtcatctttttatttttgtttgaaagccATTTAAGTGCGTTTTAATATTAATCCACAATGGCAACGATGATTACTTCTTGGAGTCCAGATAAGAAGCATAGTGACGTTGAAAGGTAGGTAGATTTATTTCATATACTATATCCATATACCTTATGTGGATACTAaaccataattttattattataattacaaaaTAGTTTCAGTCTTAccacaaaaatttaaacaagCGATATAATGTCATTCGGAGTTTAGCCTTCATGGACATGACTCACgcgatagtttaaacactaaaatatataagtaaaataacattAAAGCACTTCAATTTAATATCATATAATATACAAtatgtacatatttaaaaattaaagtttatcTGTTATTATTCACCTAATTTAGTTGAAATGTAGCAAGCAGTTGTTAGGACTTGTGTGATTCTGACATACATGACTAGTAACATAGACATACAATAAGTTGTACGTGAGTTGCAAGGTAGCACATGCCAGGCAGGTGCGTGCAGGTCATTGAGGCATAAAATCACTGCTTACCCTAAttgaaatagctcaatgctcattTGTTATGATCTGTGAGTAAATAGGCAACTACCTTACTAATACCTACCCTGGTTTTAAACCCTGTGCATGGCACTGATGCCAGGCATTAGCTGTTAGTAGTATCCTAAAATATAATCTCTATGtactatcaaaataaaaaaattgtgagcttCTTGTGAGATACTTCATAGGACATGATTTTTGTTGAAAAAAGGTATATTTGATGCAAtgcctaaaataattttataagtatGTAATATAGGCATGAAGTATAATAAGTTATGGTTgaggaaataataattttactaattattttattctagaTGGATTTGCATATATCCAGCTTACCTGAACAATAAGAAGACATTGGCACAGGGGCGGCGGCTACCTAAA is a genomic window of Maniola hyperantus chromosome 12, iAphHyp1.2, whole genome shotgun sequence containing:
- the wuho gene encoding tRNA (guanine-N(7)-)-methyltransferase non-catalytic subunit wuho, producing the protein MTLIAVSKNNIVVSKGIYVDCYDYSKHHVLKITSGTPGEDEKITDIVLSFDGKLLAVLLSKIIIIYDLPHLKNIKKFVLPRSASKIRFGVNNSSIFVADKTGDVLHFELNEDSGTKLLGHLSLLLNVLQTNDGKYIITSDRDEKIRVSCYPNTYNIQTYCLGHKEFVNHIELVQNTDSHLTSTSGDGTVKFWNYINGSLLYTIDTYMDIKNNDGIKEEFCKIMDEEGIEINSLPIVDYTITKLNDVSSLIAVAIHSYMKILVYQVSFINGQFSHSLVKDIPVNNFPTAIKFYNLTLFVYDGIDSVINEYKVETNNDNISLNPTDTIKVFENMEVQLSAHDHSSIKLLFKRKFDNVQEYQDRKKQRLEKPIE